One window from the genome of Oryza glaberrima chromosome 3, OglaRS2, whole genome shotgun sequence encodes:
- the LOC127766892 gene encoding probable ethylene response sensor 1 — MDGCDCIEPLWPTDELLIKYQYISDFFIALAYFSIPLELIYFVKKSSFFPYRWVLIQFGAFIVLCGATHLINLWTFTTHTKTVAMVMTVAKVSTAVVSCATALMLVHIIPDLLSVKTRELFLKNKAEQLDREMGLIRTQEETGRHVRMLTHEIRSTLDRHTILKTTLVELGGTLGLEECALWMPSRSGSSLQLSHTLRHQITVGSTVSINLPVVNQVFSSNRAIIIPHTSPLARIRPLAGRYVPPEVAAVRVPLLHLSNFQINDWPELSAKSYAIMVLMLPSDSARKWHVHELELVEVVADQVAVALSHAAILEESMRARDLLMEQNVALDLARREAEMAIRARNDFLAVMNHEMRTPMNAIIALSSLLLETELTPEQRLMVETVLKSSNLLATLINDVLDLSKLEDGSLELEIKAFNLHAVFKEVMSFIKPIAAIKRLSVSVMLAPDLPLCAIGDEKRLMQTILNISGNAVKFTKEGHITLVASVVKADSLREFRTPDFHPTASDDNFYLKVQIKDTGCGISPQDLPQVFTKFAQSQPGGNRGYSGSGLGLAICKRFVTLMGGHIWLDSEGTGRGCTVTFVIQLGICDNTNAYQQKLIPLVWPSSGDADFVGPVPNAPNEEKGQASLKSRYQRSI; from the exons ATGGATGGATGTGACTGCATCGAGCCACTATGGCCAACTGATGAGCTCCTCATCAAGTATCAGTACATCTCGGACTTCTTCATAGCCCTCGCATATTTCTCGATCCCGTTGGAACTAATTTATTTCGTGAAGAAGTCATCCTTCTTCCCATACAGATGGGTTTTGATCCAGTTTGGTGCATTTATAGTCCTATGTGGAGCGACTCATCTCATAAACCTGTGGACTTTCACCACACACACAAAGACTGTTGCTATGGTCATGACAGTCGCAAAGGTTTCAACGGCTGTTGTGTCCTGTGCGACAGCTTTGATGCTTGTACATATTATCCCTGACTTGCTGAGCGTGAAAACAAGGGAATTGTTTCTGAAGAATAAAGCTGAACAGCTTGATAGGGAGATGGGCTTGATTAGGACACAGGAAGAGACTGGGAGGCATGTTAGGATGCTTACCCATGAAATCAGAAGCACTCTTGATAGACATACGATTTTGAAGACTACACTTGTTGAGCTAGGAGGGACCTTGGGCCTGGAAGAATGTGCCCTATGGATGCCATCAAGAAGCGGTTCAAGTCTTCAGCTTTCTCATACTCTCCGCCACCAGATTACTGTTGGGTCAACTGTATCAATTAATCTTCCTGTTGTCAATCAAGTGTTCAGTAGCAACAGAGCAATTATAATACCCCACACATCTCCTTTGGCACGGATCCGACCTCTTGCAGGAAGATATGTTCCACCAGAAGTGGCTGCAGTGCGAGTTCCTCTTCTACAtctttcaaactttcaaataaatgattGGCCAGAGCTTTCAGCAAAGAGCTATGCAATCATGGTTCTGATGCTTCCATCTGATAGCGCAAGAAAATGGCATGTGCATGAGTTGGAGCTTGTTGAGGTCGTGGCTGATCAG GTTGCAGTTGCACTTTCTCATGCAGCTATTCTTGAAGAGTCCATGCGTGCGCGTGATCTGCTAATGGAGCAAAATGTTGCTCTGGATTTAGCTCGACGTGAGGCTGAAATGGCTATCCGTGCTCGTAATGATTTCCTGGCTGTTATGAATCATGAAATGAGAACACCAATGAATGCAATAATAGCCCTTTCGTCCTTACTTTTGGAAACCGAACTTACTCCTGAGCAGCGCTTGATGGTGGAAACAGTCTTGAAAAGCAGCAATCTTTTAGCAACACTCATCAATGATGTGTTAGATCTTTCCAAACTTGAGGATGGTAGCCTTGAATTGGAGATTAAAGCATTCAATCTTCATGCTGTTTTCAAGGag GTAATGAGTTTCATCAAGCCAATCGCAGCCATCAAGAGACTGTCTGTGTCAGTTATGTTGGCACCAGACTTGCCATTATGTGCCATCGGTGATGAAAAGAGGCTAATGCAAACTATTTTGAATATCTCTGGCAATGCTGTTAAGTTTACAAAGGAGGGCCACATCACACTTGTAGCTTCTGTTGTGAAGGCTGACTCTTTAAGAGAATTCAGAACCCCAGATTTTCACCCAACTGCAAGCGATgacaatttttatttgaaagttCAG ATTAAAGATACGGGCTGTGGCATTAGCCCTCAGGATCTACCTCAAGTATTTACAAAGTTTGCTCAATCTCAGCCTGGAGGAAACAGAGGATACAGTGGTAGTGGTCTTGGCCTTGCCATTTGCAAGAG GTTTGTTACTTTGATGGGAGGGCACATCTGGTTGGATAGCGAAGGAACAGGAAGAGGCTGCACAGTAACGTTTGTCATCCAGCTTGGCATATGCGATAATACGAATGCATATCAGCAGAAGCTGATTCCTCTAGTCTGGCCAAGCAGTGGGGATGCTGATTTTGTTGGTCCGGTGCCAAATGCTCCTAATGAAGAGAAAGGTCAGGCTTCTCTGAAATCTCGGTATCAGAGAAGTATATGA